GATGGAGAGCAAATAAAATTGGTCACACCTTATTCAACTGCCTAATGCTAAAGTAcctaattgagtatttaaataatgtgtcaCAATTTTAGCTAACCAACTTTAGAGCCCCAATTTGGAGAAAGAGCGATGCATGGaatgaaatgaagaaatctTATCAAAGAAATAAACATGTTTAATGGTGATGCAATGCAATATTACTTTCAAacaaataatcatcaaatgtagCTTCCCGCTATGATTGCTTTCCAAACAAAATTGATTTGTCTCTGTTCCATTATGTTTTCTTCATGGAAAAATTGACTACACATCAAGATCCACTACCATGTATATATTCTCAAGACTTCCATTcactgccaaaaaaaaaaaaaaaatactaactTTAACAAGAGAAACAATATTAAAGGGATAATTTTGGCCTTTAtaagtactttttttttctaattttaactatcaattatttatactcgttaaaaccaagaaaatttatgattttaacaatGGAAAAATACTTGTTAAAAGCctattttatgttgttaaaaagttttaacaacgaaaaaaactttatcaccaaCTGTCATTATAGCTTTTGTTGTTAAAAGTTTTAGCGATGAGAGTAAGAGAAATTTTCCTCTCATtaaagcttttgttttttttgtagTGATTGAAACTAAAAGTGGCAATGGGTCGGGTTGGGCTGGGCTGGGGTAAGGCCTGCACAATAGTGGGTCTTACGAGCCAGACCAACCCATAGAAAGCATAAGACCCACAACTCGGCCTTATATATAGGATCGGATCGAGCCCAACAGTAATGGGTTGGtcgattaattttaataaaaataattttttattttaattttttaaataattatgaaaacagTAACATACTAGGCTAACCCACAGGCCTTGTGTCTAGGCTCAAGGCCTGGCCTGACAGCTATAGTAGTAGACTGGACCATATTCCAATGCTTCAAGTCGGGCCAACCATTTGACACCTCTAATTGGAACAAAATTGTGTctactaattaaaaaatgttttaaacaaTGCACAAGTACATCTAAGCTTTAGTAAAGGTAAGTCAATGTTTCACAAATTTAACAAAGGCTCAAATCTAGGTTTTCACTTTGGAAGTTCTAATGTTTTACCAGTTTTGCTAACCTTTAAGGTCGATTAATAAGTGATGTTATAACATGTAGGATGCCTCTGACATGGACATGGCAttgggaaattgaaatcatGCATCCAAACTACCAGTAGGCGAAGTAAAAGTTTGcttggatttatttttattgattacttaAATTCATCTGTAAATTGATATTGAACTATTTAATTAGAGGtctttttattaaactaaaatcataattaatattagcttACATTAAGTTTTTTCCAACATGTATAAGATGTTGTTATGAGCTCTCTCTATAAAGTATAAGTTCGATTCTCTTTAGTAATGTCAATTCTTCAATTTTGGCTTGATAGATTGAGTTGGTTACTTGGCTATTTCATGATTTTTGACtgttgattttatttgtattcTGCTGTTGATTGATAATCTTGTGCTTTTTTCTATGACTGCAGCATATGGATGACAGGAAAGACTGTGaaatgtaatttaaattcatgaatatcaataataacaatgttatatgcatataattttgaatatataattggatatacagatcatatgtcatcatgtgattgaatgttattttatctttaattcaaaatcatttaattatataatgatatatcattatatattcaattatatactcaaaactgtatgtatataattttatcattctcTTTTCCTAGTTCTGTTCCGTAGACATAAGTTTTTTTCTGCATTGACCCTGGTGCTTTGGTTTCTCCTTTTAGTTCTATTTTCAAACTGTTGCACCAGAATGTTTTTGCTTGTTGTAGGTGCAAACTTACAGCCCAAGGGCAAGTCCTAGCAGAAGTCCTATTCCAAGGCAACTTTCAAGTTCAAGCCCTCGGCTTTCTAGCACGAAGTGAGAAGCAGCACCAAGCGGTGGCGAATGCTTGCTGCCTCGACAACCACCATAAACGAATAGCAATCGCATGCATACAAATCAAGcatgaaaaatatatgattcttttttataaatacaaaattttacaaaacctgtatttttttaaaattagcaaTATTAAGGTGTGAACTCTACCAATTTGATGTATCAACGGACAACCAAATAAAACCAATTTTTTGAGCTTTTGTAAAATAGTTGGAGAAGCCAAAGATGAATTTTAACACGCTAGAAAGGATATGAATTTTTACATGTTGGAGAGGAAAGAAGCTTCATATGTTGAAGAGGAGGAGATTAAATTAGGGTTAAGGTTTGAAATTGACAAAGAGAGTGTAAAACATGAAATCTATTAGCTTGCTAGGCACAAGATAACAGTGGACAGTAGAAGATATGCACATGAAAAGAACATGCACAAATGTTTTTCTTGCCttgattaagaaaaaattgtatataaagttGGCTATGTGGGTCAACACTATCATGGAGGTTAGGAAGCCAAATCGCCTCGAATTGTGGGCACAGGTATGATCATTTTAAGAAATAAGATTCCACTTTTGCTAATAGCTATAGTTTTGTTAAATTCCTAACATATAACTATAGCCTGACCAATGCCCCCAGGGAAGCTTGAATGACAAAGGTGTTTAATACAGTGGCTGTAAAATCAATCAttgaatcaaaaattttatcagTTCTATGTGGTTAGTTCGATCCTATAAGGGTGATCTAATTTAAGTAGGATTCCTtggtaaaaaaacaaaattatagacTGACCGACATAATCAAGCTCAGCCACTTGTTGGCACATTTCTTGAGCTCATGGATTGCATAACAGAAAATCTGTCGCAAATTGTCCAGATTGGAATCGTATTTTACAGGTTTCATAAAACATGTTTAAATCATTGATGCTTGAACCCATAAGATCCAAGAAGAATAATTGCCCTTCTAGTACAACAAATTCTGAAAATTCACCAAGAAAGACCAGTTGCGGGCATTCTTCCGGTAAAAGAAACTTTGCAGGTGGAGAAAGTGATATCAAGTCATGGATGTAAAAACGGAGACATCTTTGTCATACCTCACATGATATTGTTCTAAGGGAACACTCAAGTGCCCTCCACTAAATTTACTGtgctttttttgtttctttggaAGTCTCTCTCTCTCGGTTGTATTTAAATTTGGACGTGCAAGAGCCTTAAGTGAACCATAgccaagagaagaagaagaaaagaatctAGAGATGGAGaaaaatgatgataaagatgTTTCTCTTCAGGAACTCAGAGTCATGCTTGCAGAATTTGCTGAAGTTAGAGGATGGGATCAATATCACAGTCCCAGAAATCTTCTTCTAGCACTAGTAAGACTGTTCTATCTATAAATAtgcaattttagtttaaattaagattgCTCTTTTAACAATATGAGACCCTTAGGTGAATCTCATATCGACATAACATGAAAGAGATGTTGGACATGAATGTGTCATGAATATGCATCTTACATAACTTGGGATACTAAGATGAGACtagttaaataatagttttttaaactgttaagacacgTTTTGACTTGTAAAACCtaacaacaaaactataatgAACGGTGTATCTAATGTTACAAAAAATCtatacatttttcatatatgtttttatgCAGGTGGGGGAGGTTGGAGAGCTTTCTGAAATATTTCAATGGAAGGGAGAAGTGGCAAGGGGACTACCCAATTGGAGTTCTGATGATAAGGAACATTTAGAGGAAGAGCTCTCAGATGTTTTGCTTTATCTAGTTCGTCTTGCTGATGTTTGTGGGCTTGATCTTGGCCAAGCTGCACTTACAAAGATAGTGAAGAATGCGAGAAAATACCCAATTGGcaatccaaaattttcaacctaAAAGTTTTGCTCTCATCTCTCCTcactattttcattttattttgctcttcttgttgttttcttttgcaGAGATCTTGTTGTTGGGTCTGATTTGTGAGAGAGAAGTAGTATGCTATAATTTCAGAGTTCAATTAGAATAAATTAATCTCTCTTTTAGCGTCTTAATCATCTTGTTTAGCAAAGAAGGACCCTTGGAGGCCATAACATATTTATAGTTGAGGCATCTCATCTTCACCCAAAAGATTATAGTATCTTAGTAAAACCTTGAGGGCGGTCAACTAGTTCCACAACTAGTATACTTAGttagttaaaagtttaatattaaaatataaccaaaaagATTTAAACCATTGCTCTCGTATTTGGAATCTCAAGTTTTTGTCATTCAGATTACCTTTGCAACTAATAAATTGTTCCTTGTACACAATAATTGCCAGAGCTAAAGTCTAGCCTATGATTTAAAGAAAGCTAGCTAGTCCCCTAAAATTGTGATTCTGATGGGCTTGGGCTGATGCTCATTTCTCATGCGCTAGGAGCATATAACCCCTAAAGATATTGATGGAGAGCAAATAAAATTGGTCACACCTTATTCAACTGCCTAATGCTAAAGTAcctaattgagtatttaaataatgtgtcaCAATTTTAGCCAACCAACTTTAGAGCCCCAATTTGGAGAAAGA
This sequence is a window from Mangifera indica cultivar Alphonso chromosome 20, CATAS_Mindica_2.1, whole genome shotgun sequence. Protein-coding genes within it:
- the LOC123204915 gene encoding dCTP pyrophosphatase 1-like — its product is MEKNDDKDVSLQELRVMLAEFAEVRGWDQYHSPRNLLLALVGEVGELSEIFQWKGEVARGLPNWSSDDKEHLEEELSDVLLYLVRLADVCGLDLGQAALTKIVKNARKYPIGNPKFST